A region from the Benincasa hispida cultivar B227 chromosome 10, ASM972705v1, whole genome shotgun sequence genome encodes:
- the LOC120087746 gene encoding auxin-responsive protein SAUR21-like — protein sequence MGIRLLSLVPHAKQILKMQPSFTKSQLDVPKGHVAVYVGEIQRKRFVVPISYLNHPSFQQLLSHAEEEFGFHHPQGGITIPCKEDAFIDLTSRLQAS from the coding sequence ATGGGGATTCGATTGCTATCCTTGGTTCCTCATGCCAAGCAAATTCTAAAGATGCAGCCAAGTTTCACTAAAAGTCAGTTGGATGTGCCAAAAGGCCATGTGGCTGTTTACGTTGGAGAGATCCAAAGGAAGCGGTTCGTGGTTCCGATATCTTACTTAAACCATCCATCATTCCAACAACTACTCAGCCATGCAGAGGAAGAGTTTGGCTTCCATCATCCTCAGGGGGGTATAACAATTCCTTGCAAGGAGGATGCCTTCATTGATCTCACTTCTAGATTGCAAGCATCTTGA
- the LOC120087747 gene encoding auxin-responsive protein SAUR24-like, which produces MGIRLLSLVPHAKQILKMQVGITKSQKDVPKGHVAVYVGEMQRKRFVVPISYLNHPSFQQLLSHAEEEFGFHHPQGGLTIPCKVDAFIDLTLRLQVF; this is translated from the coding sequence ATGGGGATTCGATTGCTATCCCTGGTTCCTCATGCCAAGCAAATCCTCAAGATGCAGGTAGGCATCACCAAAAGTCAGAAGGATGTTCCAAAAGGCCATGTAGCCGTATATGTGGGAGAGATGCAAAGGAAGCGATTCGTGGTTCCAATATCATACTTGAACCATCCATCATTCCAGCAATTGCTTAGCCATGCAGAGGAAGAGTTTGGCTTCCATCATCCGCAGGGGGGTCTAACAATTCCTTGCAAAGTGGATGCCTTTATTGATCTCACTTTAAGATTGCAAGTATTTTGA